Proteins encoded together in one Halomicrobium urmianum window:
- a CDS encoding cytochrome P450 translates to MSEELPASELPPGPSGLPIVGATPQSILGGLEFRERMADEYGDVVHWEGLDGHNYQLNHPADVEHVLVHNNGNYVKGDRFQRVLGPLLGNGILNSEGEEWRRNRHLVQPAFHPDRIEVYAEMMTALTEDMLDDWRDGERRSIHEDMMELTLRIVSRALFGVDIDRYVNDIGTALDSFLPATTSLPNIVLPDDVPLPSRRRMDRARETLEEVVDDIIRRKRAEPGENDVVSMLLAAREDEGVSLSDEQIRDEAITIILAGHETTAVSLTYTTYLLAQHPEVESKFVAELDSVLDGRRPTMADLPDLTYTEQIVTESMRLFPPVPGIVREASGPDEIGGYPIPAGARIFMNQWVVHRDSRWYDDPLAFEPERWTPELEQSLPKLAYFPFSAGPRRCIGDRFAMLEARLLLATIYQDYHLELASDRNLEVVPTITSRPSEDVSMVVHERTGDGASGMDEYSRN, encoded by the coding sequence ATGAGCGAGGAACTCCCCGCCAGCGAGTTGCCGCCCGGTCCCTCGGGACTACCGATCGTCGGGGCGACGCCGCAGTCGATCCTCGGCGGCCTCGAGTTCCGAGAACGGATGGCCGACGAGTACGGCGACGTCGTCCACTGGGAGGGGCTCGACGGCCACAATTACCAGCTCAACCACCCGGCGGACGTCGAGCACGTGCTGGTCCACAACAACGGGAACTACGTGAAGGGCGACCGGTTCCAGCGCGTGCTCGGCCCGCTGCTCGGCAACGGCATTCTCAACAGCGAGGGCGAGGAGTGGCGACGCAACCGCCACCTCGTCCAGCCCGCGTTCCACCCCGACCGGATCGAGGTGTACGCCGAGATGATGACGGCGCTGACCGAGGACATGCTCGACGACTGGCGGGACGGAGAACGGCGGTCCATCCACGAGGACATGATGGAACTGACCCTCCGGATCGTCTCGCGGGCGCTGTTCGGGGTCGACATCGATCGGTACGTCAACGACATCGGGACCGCGCTCGACAGCTTCCTCCCGGCGACGACCAGCCTTCCGAACATCGTGCTACCGGACGACGTGCCCCTGCCGTCCCGGCGGCGGATGGACCGCGCCCGGGAGACCCTCGAAGAGGTGGTCGACGACATCATCCGGCGGAAGCGCGCGGAACCCGGCGAGAACGACGTCGTCTCGATGTTGCTCGCCGCGCGCGAGGACGAGGGCGTGTCCCTGTCGGACGAACAGATCCGGGACGAGGCGATCACGATCATCCTGGCGGGCCACGAGACCACCGCGGTCTCGCTGACGTACACCACCTACCTCCTCGCCCAGCACCCGGAGGTCGAGTCGAAGTTCGTGGCCGAACTCGACTCGGTGCTCGACGGTCGACGCCCGACCATGGCCGACCTCCCCGATCTCACCTACACCGAGCAGATCGTCACGGAGTCGATGCGCCTCTTTCCGCCGGTGCCGGGCATCGTCCGCGAGGCCAGCGGGCCGGACGAGATCGGCGGCTACCCGATCCCCGCCGGCGCGCGGATATTCATGAACCAGTGGGTCGTCCACCGGGACTCCCGGTGGTACGACGACCCGCTCGCCTTCGAACCCGAACGCTGGACGCCAGAGCTCGAACAGTCGCTCCCCAAACTCGCGTACTTCCCGTTCAGCGCGGGTCCACGCCGGTGTATCGGCGACCGGTTCGCGATGCTCGAAGCCCGACTCCTGCTCGCGACGATCTACCAGGACTACCACCTCGAACTGGCCTCCGACAGGAACCTGGAGGTGGTTCCGACGATCACCTCACGGCCCAGCGAGGACGTTTCGATGGTCGTCCACGAACGCACGGGCGACGGCGCTTCCGGGATGGACGAGTATAGTAGAAATTGA
- a CDS encoding DUF7847 domain-containing protein produces MAVIDALRRTPSALARNPILVVVFGLFALVQAPQLLAQAVSPVVAGLLSLALTGVLLLVTPFVQAGTMQMADDALDGRTSLRTFVAAGKEHYLSVLGAYLVVFGVSFVLGAVGFVVAIFGGIALGAGGGASTGSLIGLGLVVGVILLAYLAFAFLVQFYAQEIVLNGASAIESLRQSAGLVRRNVLSTAGYFVVVMGGSLVVGGGIGVASTFLLPAGTQASAATPPLSAVLLYTVVYVVGIALLGSLFAVYAVAFWRELRSDASGRGSADGLAA; encoded by the coding sequence ATGGCCGTCATCGATGCCCTCCGGCGAACGCCCTCCGCCCTCGCGCGAAATCCGATCCTCGTGGTCGTCTTCGGCCTCTTCGCCCTCGTCCAGGCGCCGCAGTTGCTCGCACAGGCGGTGAGCCCAGTCGTGGCGGGCCTGCTCTCGCTGGCGCTCACCGGCGTGCTGCTCCTCGTGACCCCATTCGTCCAGGCCGGCACGATGCAGATGGCCGACGACGCGCTCGACGGGCGCACGTCCCTCAGGACGTTCGTCGCCGCCGGGAAAGAGCACTACCTCTCCGTGCTCGGCGCGTACCTCGTCGTCTTCGGCGTGAGTTTCGTCCTCGGGGCCGTCGGGTTCGTCGTGGCCATCTTCGGCGGAATCGCGCTCGGCGCGGGGGGCGGGGCGAGCACCGGAAGCCTGATCGGACTGGGTCTCGTCGTCGGCGTGATCCTCCTCGCGTACCTCGCGTTCGCCTTCCTCGTCCAGTTCTACGCGCAGGAGATCGTCCTCAACGGGGCGTCGGCCATCGAGAGCCTCAGGCAGAGTGCCGGACTCGTCCGCCGAAACGTCCTCAGCACGGCCGGTTACTTCGTCGTCGTCATGGGCGGCAGTCTCGTCGTCGGCGGCGGAATCGGCGTAGCCTCCACGTTCCTCCTCCCCGCCGGGACGCAGGCGAGCGCGGCGACGCCACCGCTCTCGGCGGTGTTGCTCTACACCGTCGTGTACGTCGTCGGCATCGCTCTCCTGGGGAGCCTCTTCGCCGTCTATGCGGTGGCGTTCTGGCGCGAACTCCGGAGCGACGCGAGCGGGCGCGGTTCGGCCGACGGACTCGCGGCGTAG
- a CDS encoding DoxX family protein — protein MSSREVQLQSTVFGFTANGRLHTLSVWFILALRLMMGIAFLQSGADKVLSGSFSAAGYLQNAPPANGSPVADLFVAMGSTPAFVDFVNVAVPWGEVLIGLGLIVGCLTRLAAFWGAFMMLMFYLGNWDISHGYINGDFAYMLVFLSVAAFGAGRILGLDAYIEQYDVGGEALVDRYPWTRYLLG, from the coding sequence ATGTCATCCCGAGAGGTCCAGCTGCAAAGCACGGTGTTCGGATTCACGGCGAACGGTCGCCTCCACACGCTGAGCGTCTGGTTCATACTTGCCCTCCGACTGATGATGGGAATCGCGTTCCTGCAGAGCGGCGCCGACAAGGTCCTCTCTGGAAGTTTCAGTGCCGCGGGCTACCTGCAGAACGCACCGCCCGCGAACGGCAGTCCGGTTGCGGACCTCTTCGTCGCGATGGGGTCGACGCCGGCGTTCGTGGACTTCGTGAACGTCGCCGTTCCGTGGGGGGAAGTCCTCATCGGCCTCGGCCTCATCGTCGGCTGTCTCACGCGACTCGCGGCGTTCTGGGGCGCGTTCATGATGCTCATGTTCTATCTCGGGAACTGGGACATCAGTCACGGCTACATCAACGGCGACTTCGCGTACATGCTCGTGTTCCTGTCGGTCGCCGCGTTCGGCGCCGGCCGCATCCTCGGTCTCGACGCCTACATCGAGCAGTACGACGTCGGCGGCGAGGCGCTCGTCGACCGCTACCCGTGGACGCGGTACCTCCTCGGATAA
- a CDS encoding heavy metal translocating P-type ATPase, producing the protein MHEGHEQLFRRRFFVSTLLSIPVLLYSETLQEWLGFSVPAFPGSEWINPVFAVVVFAYGGVPFLRMAAPELKDRSPGMMTLISMAVSVAFVYSLASVFFPTESAFFWELVTLIDIMLLGHWIEMRSVRRASSAVDELAKLMPDTAERVTDDGETEEVSVSELSEGDLVLVRPGASVPADGVVEEGDSDVNESMITGESKPVSKEPDDEVIGGTINGDGSLRVRVGATGEETALAGIMRLVEDAQQSKSQTQVLADRAAGWLFYVAVAAAGLTAIAWTIAVSFNATVVERVVTVLVIACPHALGLAIPLVVAINTSLAARNGMLVRDRIAMEESRNLDAIIFDKTGTLTEGEHGVVDMATVDGVDEDDALALAAAVEGDSEHMIAQAVREAAEERDLTTPDATDFEAIKGRGVRANVDVSGFAGGSSDESDGGDEVYVGGPNLLAQLDSDVPGHLQRFADEAGQNAQTVVYLVREGELVAAFAMADVVREESYRVVDALHDLGVEVAMLTGDSRDVADAVADELGIDTVFAEVLPGDKDETVQELQDQGKLVGMVGDGVNDAPALTRADVGIAIGSGTDVAVQSADVILVQNNPMDVVRLVKLSKASYRKMQENIVWAAGYNVFALPLAAGVLAPIGILLSPAVGALLMSLSTVIVAINAQLLRRVDLSIPDLPEVSPPAGARSAN; encoded by the coding sequence ATGCACGAGGGCCACGAGCAGCTGTTTCGCCGGCGCTTTTTCGTCTCGACGCTCCTGTCGATCCCCGTCCTCCTGTACAGCGAGACGCTGCAGGAATGGCTCGGGTTCTCCGTTCCGGCGTTTCCGGGCAGCGAGTGGATCAACCCGGTTTTCGCAGTAGTCGTCTTCGCCTACGGCGGGGTTCCGTTCCTCCGGATGGCGGCGCCGGAACTGAAAGACCGGTCGCCGGGAATGATGACGCTCATCTCGATGGCCGTCTCCGTTGCGTTCGTCTACAGCCTCGCGAGCGTGTTCTTCCCGACGGAGTCGGCGTTCTTCTGGGAGCTCGTGACGCTGATCGACATCATGCTGCTCGGGCACTGGATCGAGATGCGTTCGGTGCGGCGGGCCTCGAGCGCTGTCGACGAACTGGCGAAGCTGATGCCTGACACCGCCGAGCGGGTCACCGACGACGGGGAGACCGAGGAGGTCTCCGTGAGTGAGCTCTCCGAGGGCGATCTCGTCCTCGTCCGGCCGGGCGCGAGCGTTCCGGCCGACGGCGTCGTCGAGGAGGGCGATTCCGACGTCAACGAGTCGATGATCACCGGCGAGTCGAAACCGGTCTCGAAAGAACCCGACGACGAGGTCATCGGCGGGACGATCAACGGCGACGGGAGTCTCCGCGTGCGGGTCGGTGCGACGGGCGAGGAGACGGCGCTCGCGGGGATCATGCGACTGGTCGAAGACGCCCAGCAGAGCAAGTCCCAGACCCAGGTGTTGGCGGACCGCGCCGCCGGCTGGCTGTTCTACGTCGCCGTCGCGGCGGCGGGCCTGACGGCAATCGCGTGGACGATCGCGGTGTCGTTCAACGCGACGGTCGTCGAGCGGGTCGTCACGGTGCTCGTCATCGCCTGCCCGCACGCGCTCGGACTCGCGATCCCGCTGGTCGTCGCGATCAACACGTCACTCGCGGCTCGCAACGGTATGCTCGTCCGTGACCGCATCGCGATGGAAGAGTCGCGGAACCTCGACGCAATCATCTTCGACAAGACGGGGACGCTCACCGAGGGCGAACACGGCGTCGTCGATATGGCGACCGTCGACGGCGTCGACGAAGACGACGCGCTCGCGCTGGCCGCAGCCGTCGAGGGCGATTCCGAACACATGATCGCTCAGGCCGTCCGCGAGGCCGCCGAAGAGCGAGACCTCACGACTCCTGACGCGACCGACTTCGAGGCGATCAAAGGCAGGGGCGTCCGCGCGAACGTCGACGTCTCCGGCTTCGCCGGAGGCTCGTCGGACGAGTCCGACGGTGGTGACGAGGTGTACGTCGGCGGGCCGAATCTGCTGGCCCAACTCGATAGCGACGTTCCCGGTCACCTCCAGCGCTTCGCCGACGAGGCCGGCCAGAACGCCCAGACCGTGGTGTATCTCGTTCGCGAGGGGGAGCTGGTTGCTGCGTTCGCGATGGCCGACGTAGTCCGCGAGGAGAGTTACCGCGTCGTCGACGCTCTCCACGACCTCGGCGTCGAGGTGGCGATGCTCACCGGCGACTCCCGGGACGTCGCCGACGCCGTCGCCGACGAACTGGGCATCGACACGGTGTTCGCGGAGGTCCTCCCCGGGGACAAGGACGAGACGGTTCAGGAACTCCAGGATCAGGGCAAGCTCGTGGGGATGGTCGGCGACGGCGTGAACGACGCGCCCGCGCTGACGCGGGCCGACGTCGGGATTGCTATCGGGAGTGGCACCGACGTCGCAGTCCAGTCGGCGGACGTCATCCTCGTCCAGAACAACCCGATGGACGTGGTCCGTCTCGTCAAACTGAGCAAGGCGAGCTACCGGAAGATGCAGGAGAACATCGTCTGGGCTGCCGGCTACAACGTCTTTGCCCTGCCACTGGCCGCGGGCGTCCTCGCGCCCATCGGCATCCTCCTCTCGCCGGCCGTCGGTGCACTCCTGATGTCCCTGAGCACGGTCATCGTCGCGATCAACGCACAGCTCCTCCGGCGCGTCGACCTCTCGATCCCCGACCTGCCGGAGGTGTCACCGCCCGCCGGCGCACGGTCCGCGAATTGA
- a CDS encoding ArsR/SmtB family transcription factor, translating into MAEFATDVDLRDIAVRDTAVSDAVDEPVRAMILDMLADEALTVATIHDRLADRGYERTENTVRHHVNELRDAGLVEVARLEERRGGTAKFYRANTIVLSYGLPEGADERVDEMAASVAPEMADLVDRLRSEHGDDLDAIAAEMSPCEHCDTQKYETYILSTVLRRAFVDTL; encoded by the coding sequence ATGGCCGAATTCGCCACTGACGTGGACCTGCGCGACATCGCCGTTCGCGACACCGCCGTGTCCGACGCCGTCGACGAGCCGGTGCGCGCGATGATCCTGGACATGCTGGCCGACGAGGCCCTGACCGTCGCCACCATCCACGACCGCCTGGCCGATCGCGGGTACGAGCGGACCGAGAATACCGTCCGCCACCACGTCAACGAACTGCGTGACGCGGGGCTGGTCGAAGTTGCCCGGCTCGAGGAGCGCCGCGGCGGGACGGCGAAGTTCTATCGCGCGAACACCATCGTCCTCTCGTACGGCCTCCCCGAGGGCGCCGACGAGCGCGTCGACGAGATGGCAGCCTCCGTCGCCCCGGAGATGGCGGATCTGGTCGACCGACTCCGCTCGGAGCACGGCGACGACCTCGACGCCATCGCCGCCGAGATGTCCCCCTGCGAGCACTGCGATACGCAGAAGTACGAGACGTACATCCTGTCGACGGTCCTGCGACGCGCGTTCGTCGACACGCTTTGA